One segment of Phragmites australis chromosome 13, lpPhrAust1.1, whole genome shotgun sequence DNA contains the following:
- the LOC133888148 gene encoding probable protein phosphatase 2C 41 encodes MARFCCFGAGCSELMGHASTASGKGKGCQGQVKVCYGYNLVRGMTNHPMEDYHVAELVEVKGNELGLFAIFDGHLGGTVAAYLQKNLFSNILNDEEFWTHTDRAISKAYEKTDQAILSHTPDLGQGGSTAVTAILVNGKKLWVANVGDSRAVLLIGGEAIQMSIDHDPNVERSVIENRGGFVSNMPGDVPRVCGQLAVSRAFGDKNLKSLLRSEPDIKVKDIDHTAELLVLASDGLWKVMNNQEVVDLAKRFKDPYAAAKKLTAEALKRESKDDISCIVVRFKV; translated from the exons ATGGCAAGGTTTTGCTGCTTCGGCGCCGGCTGCTCTGAG TTGATGGGGCACGCGTCAACGGCATCTGGTAAAGGGAAAGGCTGTCAGGGCCAAGTCAAGGTCTGCTATGGCTATAACCTTGTAAGAGGGATGACAAATCATCCAATGGAGGACTATCATGTTGCGGAACTTGTCGAAGTGaaaggaaatgagcttggtcttTTTGCCATTTTTGATGGTCATCTAGGAGGCACCGTTGCTGCATACTTACAGAAGaatttgttttcaaatattttgaatgaT GAGGAGTTTTGGACACATACAGATAGAGCAATCTCAAAAGCTTATGAAAAGACAGACCAAGCTATTCTGTCACATACTCCAGATTTGGGACAAGGTGGCTCCACTGCGGTAACTGCCATTCTTGTAAATGGCAAGAAGTTGTGGGTAGCTAATGTTGGGGATTCAAGAGCTGTCCTTTTAATAGGTGGTGAGGCCATACAGATGTCAATAGACCATGATCCAAATGTTGAGCGTAGCGTAATTGAAAATAGAGGTGGCTTTGTTTCAAACATGCCAG GAGATGTTCCCCGAGTATGCGGCCAGTTGGCTGTCTCCAGAGCTTTTGGAGACAAGAATCTAAAATCACTCTTGAGATCAGAGCCCGATATAAAAGTCAAAGACATTGATCACACTGCCGAGCTACTTGTCCTTGCGAGTGATGGCCTTTGGAAG GTAATGAACAATCAGGAAGTCGTTGATTTGGCCAAAAGGTTCAAGGATCCATATGCAGCTGCCAAGAAATTAACCGCTGAAGCGCTAAAAAGAGAGAGTAAAGATGACATATCGTGCATTGTTGTTCGCTTCAAGGTGTAA
- the LOC133889812 gene encoding synaptonemal complex protein ZEP1-like yields MQKLSGLRGLEGFRSLVGSTSMAMKAPNPKPSSDAGGSTYGSFANLKITAEKLVKEQASVKTDLEMAHTKLRRATEQISLLEGKLQQAVNENVKFKVKQTEDSKLWQGLDSKLSSTKTLCDQLTETLQQLASHTERAEEDKKFFEKMIGKNSKSLDEFNCLLHDLSTKLECAEQKIISGKQEMLQIKQEKEEMDRSYKERLYANDTTLKEKDFLIKQLEGSVDENKSRFICLDSRLQCMEQELKLKDDVCISLKENLASTESEKNDLELRNQGCRLEIEKLCKDNKDLNELLRSFMARITELDKEHASMSSHVSRLLSSFERFYGMVQEEQILIARSSKDKFEHLQNQYADLTSENNALKIEIEELKSRIIELQKTQEIVMVQHVEECQVAEDKIRRLESEAEISASNINRLEKSASELQGRILKLLEDSTLAENHKQESLQKILKLESDNQELLGRVQSIMDEKSNNAESLQGEIAKRDQQVDTLENQVKQLRSVLDEKEQLYSCSVEREQTLEEQKLQVEASLAAIECQLTEAKKQYDLMLEGKQIELSKHLKELSLKNDQAINEIRKKYELEKIEITNAEKEKAEKLIQEMENKCNEKISENKQDSETYLMRLKEEHGEMMARIQHDNEHKESTLRAYHKEELQRIQSQAENELRESLSLLKKEHELQIRSLRMQHEDECQRLQEELELQKSKEEKQRTLLQLQWKVMGENQQVDQEVNSKKEYSVSSMKRRDPYGRKEHELQLVSPETKRKDVNLSGILQSPISNMLRKVEKGSQDIPKHRKVTHHEYEVETANGRITKRRKTRSTFMFGEANTQKALPSAADKDVTKMRKVAAGSHAHPANIGELFSEGSLNPYADDPYAFD; encoded by the exons ATGCAGAAGCTCTCGGGGCTTAGgggccttgaggggttccgatCTCTTGTCGGATCCACCTCGATGGCCATGAAGGCCCCGAACCCCAAGCCCTCCTCGGATGCTGGAGGTAGTACGTATGGGAGCTTCGCCAATCTTAAGATCACGGCAG AGAAATTGGTCAAGGAGCAGGCTTCAGTGAAGACTGATCTAGAAATGGCG CATACCAAACTGAGAAGAGCAACAGAACAGATAAGCCTTTTAGAAGGAAAACTTCAACAAGCTGTGAACGAAAATGTAAAGTTCAAGGTGAAGCAAACTGAAGATTCGAAGCTCTGGCAGGGATTAGATTCGAAGCTCTCCTCAACAAAGACCTTGTGCGATCAACTGACTGAAACTCTGCAGCAGCTAGCTAGTCATACAGAACGAG CTGAGGAAGATAAGAAATTTTTTGAGAAGATGATAGGGAAGAATTCCAAATCTTTAGATGAGTTCAACTGCTTGTTGCATGATTTATCAACAAAGCTGGAGTGTGCAGAACAAAAGATCATTTCAG GGAAACAGGAGATGTTGCAGATCaaacaagagaaagaagaaatggATCGGAGTTACAAGGAACGGCTGTATGCAAATGATACCACCTTAAAGGAAAAAG ATTTCCTCATCAAGCAGTTGGAGGGTTCAGTTGATGAAAATAAATCCCGGTTCATATGTCTTGACTCCCGCTTGCAATGCATGGAGCAAGAGCTGAAGCTAAAAGATGATGTTTGCATTAGCCTGAAAGAAAACCTAGCGAGCACTGAAAGTGAAAAGAACGACTTGGAGCTTAGGAATCAGGGCTGCCGTCTGGAAATTGAAAAACTATGCAAGGACAACAAGGATCTTAATGAATTGCTTAGGAGCTTTATGGCTAGAATAACTGAACTAGATAAAGAGCATGCCTCAATGTCAAGTCATGTCTCTAGACTGCTTTCTTCATTTGAGAGGTTCTATGGAATGGTCCAAGAGGAGCAAATCCTAATTGCAAGATCTTCTAAGGACAAATTTGAACATCTCCAAAACCAATATGCAGATTTGACATCAGAAaacaatgctctcaaaattgaAATTGAAGAACTGAAGTCCAGAATCATAGAGTTGCAGAAAACTCAAGAAATTGTTATGGTTCAACATGTAGAAGAGTGCCAAGTGGCTGAAGATAAGATCAGAAGATTAGAGTCTGAAGCTGAAATTTCTGCCTCCAACATTAATCGGttagaaaaatcagcttctGAACTACAAGGGCGAATTCTAAAGTTACTGGAAGATTCTACCCTTGCTGAAAATCACAAG CAAGAGTCGCTTCAAAAGATTTTGAAGCTAGAATCAGATAATCAGGAGCTTCTAGGTCGAGTGCAGTCAATTATGGACGAGAAATCTAACAATGCCGAATCTCTGCAAGGAGAGATAGCTAAGCGTGACCAGCAGGTTGACACACTTGAGAATCAGGTCAAACAGCTCCGCAGCGTTCTGGATGAGAAGGAGCAACTGTATAGTTGTTCCGTAGAAAGAGAGCAGACTTTGGAGGAACAGAAATTACAG GTCGAAGCATCACTTGCTGCAATAGAATGCCAACTTACTGAAGCAAAAAAACAGTATGATCTCATGCTTGAAGGCAAACAGATAGAGCTATCCAAGCATTTGAAAGAGCTATCTCTCAAAAATGACCAG GCGATCAACGAGATCCGTAAGAAATATGAACTAGAAAAGATAGAAATCACTAATgccgaaaaagaaaag GCAGAAAAGCTCATACAGGAAATGGAAAACAAATGTAATGAAAAGATATCAGAGAACAAGCAAGACTCAGAGACGTATTTGATGCGTCTTAAAGAGGAACATGGAGAAATG ATGGCAAGAATTCAGCACGATAATGAGCATAAAGAATCAACTCTCCGTGCTTATCACAAAGAAGAACTACAGCGCATTCAGTCTCAGGCTGAGAATGAATTGAGGGAG AGCCTGTCATTGCTCAAAAAAGAACATGAACTTCAAATAAGATCACTAAGGATGCAGCATGAGGACGAATGCCAGAGGCTACAGGAGGAACTGGAGCTTCAGAAGTCAAAG GAGGAGAAGCAAAGAACGCTGTTACAGTTACAGTGGAAAGTAATGGGAGAAAATCAACAAGTTGATCAAGAAGTGAACTCTAAGAAG GAATACTCTGTTTCCTCGATGAAGAGGAGAGATCCATATGGAAGAAAAGAACATGAGCTCCAGTTGGTAAGTCCTGAGACCAAGCGGAAG GATGTAAACTTATCTGGAATTCTACAATCACCAATTTCAAACATGCTGAGAAAGGTAGAGAAAGGGTCTCAGGATATTCCTAAACATAGAAAG GTAACACACCATGAATATGAAGTTGAGACAGCAAATGGAAGAATCACAAAGCGCAGGAAAACTAGGAGCACGTTCATGTTTGGT GAGGCAAATACTCAGAAGGCATTGCCTAGTGCTGCTGACAAGGATGTAACAAAAATGAGAAAG GTTGCTGCAGGATCCCATGCCCATCCTGCAAACATTGGTGAACTGTTCTCCGAGGGCTCCTTGAATCCATATGCTGACGACCCTTACGCTTTTGACTAG
- the LOC133888697 gene encoding cryptochrome-1-like isoform X3: MLTAEGIIVQSFNADLLYDPWEVVDEEGQPFIMFAPFWNRCLSMLYDPPAPLLPPKKINSGDLSMCPSDDLIFEDESERGSNALLARAWSPGWQNADKALSAFLNGPLADYSVNRMKADSASTSLLSPHLHFGELSVRKVFHLVRMKQLVWSNEGNHAAEESCTLFLRSIGLREYSRYLSFNHPFSHERPLLTHLRFFPWVINECYFKIWRQGRTGYPLVDAGMRELWATGWLHDRIRVVVSSFFVKVLQLPWRWGMKYFWDTLLDADLESDALGWQYITGSLPDGRELDRIDNPQLEGYKFDPHGEYVRRWIPELARLPTEWIHHPWDAPVSVLQAAGIELGSNYPLPIVELDAAKDRLQEALSEMWQLEAASRATLNNGMEEGLGDSEVPPIEFPQELQMEVDRQPAQATANVLVTARRREDQMVPTMTTSLNRAETEVSAGEDSVARINGVHRHNIIQQPQHRRRDILAPSVSEASSSWTGREGGVVPVWSPPAASGHSETSAADEADIASRSYLDRHPQSHQLMNWSQLSQSLTTCWEVENSVQPNLTG, from the exons ATGCTAACGGCGGAGGGCATCATCGTGCAATCTTTCAATGCAGACCTGCTGTACGACCCGTGGGAAGTCGTCGACGAGGAAGGCCAACCATTCATCATGTTCGCGCCGTTCTGGAACAGGTGCCTCAGCATGCTGTATGATCCGCCCGCGCCACTTCTGCCCCCGAAGAAGATCAATTCAG GTGACTTATCAATGTGCCCATCAGACGACCTTATCTTTGAGGATGAATCGGAGAGGGGAAGCAATGCTCTTCTGGCACGAGCATGGTCACCCGGGTGGCAGAACGCAGATAAGGCGCTGTCGGCTTTCCTGAACGGTCCTTTAGCAGACTATTCCGTGAACCGCATGAAGGCAGATAGTGCAAGCACATCCCTCCTTTCACCTCACCTGCATTTCGGTGAGCTTAGTGTGCGCAAGGTCTTCCACCTAGTTCGAATGAAGCAGCTTGTGTGGAGCAACGAGGGCAACCATGCTGCCGAGGAGAGCTGCACCCTGTTCCTCCGTTCCATTGGCCTGCGGGAGTACTCACGGTATCTGAGCTTCAACCATCCGTTCAGCCACGAGAGGCCTCTCCTGACGCACCTCAGGTTTTTCCCCTGGGTGATCAATGAGTGCTACTTCAAGATTTGGCGCCAGGGAAGGACTGGGTATCCTCTTGTCGATGCCGGCATGAGGGAGCTGTGGGCGACAGGGTGGTTGCATGACAGGATACGCGTGGTGGTGTCAAGCTTCTTTGTCAAGGTCCTTCAACTACCATGGCGATGGGGTATGAAGTATTTTTGGGACACTTTACTAGATGCTGATCTCGAGAGCGATGCACTGGGCTGGCAGTACATCACTGGCTCTCTTCCTGATGGCCGAGAGCTTGACCGTATTGACAACCCTCAG CTTGAAGGCTACAAGTTCGACCCACATGGGGAGTACGTCCGACGGTGGATTCCTGAGCTCGCAAGGCTTCCTACGGAATGGATACACCACCCATGGGATGCACCTGTGTCCGTGCTGCAAGCAGCAGGTATTGAGTTGGGCTCCAACTACCCTCTCCCCATAGTTGAGCTAGACGCAGCCAAAGACAGGCTTCAAGAAGCCCTGTCAGAAATGTGGCAGCTGGAGGCAGCATCAAGGGCCACACTGAACAATGGAATGGAGGAAGGCCTTGGCGACTCAGAGGTCCCACCGATTGAGTTCCCTCAAGAACTACAGATGGAAGTCGATCGGCAGCCAGCCCAGGCAACAGCCAATGTGCTGGTGACTGCTCGGAGACGCGAGGATCAGATGGTACCTACCATGACAACTTCTCTGAATAGAGCTGAAACGGAGGTTTCTGCCGGTGAGGACAGTGTGGCTAGAATCAATGGCGTTCACCGGCACAACATCATTCAGCAACCTCAGCACCGTAGGCGAGACATTCTTGCGCCATCTGTTTCAGAGGCTTCGAGTAGCTGGACAGGGAGAGAAGGTGGTGTGGTCCCAGTTTGGTCGCCTCCTGCAGCATCAGGCCATTCAGAAACTTCTGCTGCCGATGAAGCTGACATTGCTAGTAGGAGTTATTTGGATAGGCATCCACAGTCGCACCAGTTGATGAACTGGAGTCAGCTATCACAGTCATT GACAACATGCTGGGAGGTGGAAAATTCCGTGCAGCCAAACTTAACTGGTTAG
- the LOC133888697 gene encoding cryptochrome-1-like isoform X2 — protein sequence MSVSSSSMCGGDAGMRSVVWFRRDLRVEDNPALAAAARAGGEVVPAYVWSPEEDGPYYPGRVSRWWISQSLKHLDASLRRLGAGKLVTRKSADAVVALLQLVRDTGATHLYFNHLYDPISLVRDHRLKEMLTAEGIIVQSFNADLLYDPWEVVDEEGQPFIMFAPFWNRCLSMLYDPPAPLLPPKKINSGDLSMCPSDDLIFEDESERGSNALLARAWSPGWQNADKALSAFLNGPLADYSVNRMKADSASTSLLSPHLHFGELSVRKVFHLVRMKQLVWSNEGNHAAEESCTLFLRSIGLREYSRYLSFNHPFSHERPLLTHLRFFPWVINECYFKIWRQGRTGYPLVDAGMRELWATGWLHDRIRVVVSSFFVKVLQLPWRWGMKYFWDTLLDADLESDALGWQYITGSLPDGRELDRIDNPQLEGYKFDPHGEYVRRWIPELARLPTEWIHHPWDAPVSVLQAAGIELGSNYPLPIVELDAAKDRLQEALSEMWQLEAASRATLNNGMEEGLGDSEVPPIEFPQELQMEVDRQPAQATANVLVTARRREDQMVPTMTTSLNRAETEVSAGEDSVARINGVHRHNIIQQPQHRRRDILAPSVSEASSSWTGREGGVVPVWSPPAASGHSETSAADEADIASRSYLDRHPQSHQLMNWSQLSQSL from the exons ATGTCGGTCTCGTCATCGTCCATGTGCGGTGGGGACGCCGGGATGAGGAGCGTTGTGTGGTTCCGGAGGGACCTCAGGGTGGAGGACAAcccggcgctggcggcggcggcgcgcgccggTGGGGAGGTGGTGCCGGCGTACGTGTGGTCGCCGGAGGAGGACGGCCCGTACTACCCGGGGCGCGTGTCCCGGTGGTGGATCAGCCAGAGCCTGAAGCACCTGGACGCCTCTCTCCGCCGGCTCGGAGCAGGCAAGCTCGTCACCCGGAAGTCGGCCGACGCTGTCGTCGCGCTGCTCCAGCTCGTCCGCGACACCGGCGCCACGCACCTCTACTTCAACCATCTATATG ATCCGATCTCACTGGTCAGGGACCACCGGCTGAAGGAGATGCTAACGGCGGAGGGCATCATCGTGCAATCTTTCAATGCAGACCTGCTGTACGACCCGTGGGAAGTCGTCGACGAGGAAGGCCAACCATTCATCATGTTCGCGCCGTTCTGGAACAGGTGCCTCAGCATGCTGTATGATCCGCCCGCGCCACTTCTGCCCCCGAAGAAGATCAATTCAG GTGACTTATCAATGTGCCCATCAGACGACCTTATCTTTGAGGATGAATCGGAGAGGGGAAGCAATGCTCTTCTGGCACGAGCATGGTCACCCGGGTGGCAGAACGCAGATAAGGCGCTGTCGGCTTTCCTGAACGGTCCTTTAGCAGACTATTCCGTGAACCGCATGAAGGCAGATAGTGCAAGCACATCCCTCCTTTCACCTCACCTGCATTTCGGTGAGCTTAGTGTGCGCAAGGTCTTCCACCTAGTTCGAATGAAGCAGCTTGTGTGGAGCAACGAGGGCAACCATGCTGCCGAGGAGAGCTGCACCCTGTTCCTCCGTTCCATTGGCCTGCGGGAGTACTCACGGTATCTGAGCTTCAACCATCCGTTCAGCCACGAGAGGCCTCTCCTGACGCACCTCAGGTTTTTCCCCTGGGTGATCAATGAGTGCTACTTCAAGATTTGGCGCCAGGGAAGGACTGGGTATCCTCTTGTCGATGCCGGCATGAGGGAGCTGTGGGCGACAGGGTGGTTGCATGACAGGATACGCGTGGTGGTGTCAAGCTTCTTTGTCAAGGTCCTTCAACTACCATGGCGATGGGGTATGAAGTATTTTTGGGACACTTTACTAGATGCTGATCTCGAGAGCGATGCACTGGGCTGGCAGTACATCACTGGCTCTCTTCCTGATGGCCGAGAGCTTGACCGTATTGACAACCCTCAG CTTGAAGGCTACAAGTTCGACCCACATGGGGAGTACGTCCGACGGTGGATTCCTGAGCTCGCAAGGCTTCCTACGGAATGGATACACCACCCATGGGATGCACCTGTGTCCGTGCTGCAAGCAGCAGGTATTGAGTTGGGCTCCAACTACCCTCTCCCCATAGTTGAGCTAGACGCAGCCAAAGACAGGCTTCAAGAAGCCCTGTCAGAAATGTGGCAGCTGGAGGCAGCATCAAGGGCCACACTGAACAATGGAATGGAGGAAGGCCTTGGCGACTCAGAGGTCCCACCGATTGAGTTCCCTCAAGAACTACAGATGGAAGTCGATCGGCAGCCAGCCCAGGCAACAGCCAATGTGCTGGTGACTGCTCGGAGACGCGAGGATCAGATGGTACCTACCATGACAACTTCTCTGAATAGAGCTGAAACGGAGGTTTCTGCCGGTGAGGACAGTGTGGCTAGAATCAATGGCGTTCACCGGCACAACATCATTCAGCAACCTCAGCACCGTAGGCGAGACATTCTTGCGCCATCTGTTTCAGAGGCTTCGAGTAGCTGGACAGGGAGAGAAGGTGGTGTGGTCCCAGTTTGGTCGCCTCCTGCAGCATCAGGCCATTCAGAAACTTCTGCTGCCGATGAAGCTGACATTGCTAGTAGGAGTTATTTGGATAGGCATCCACAGTCGCACCAGTTGATGAACTGGAGTCAGCTATCACAGTCATTGTGA
- the LOC133888698 gene encoding ubiquitin carboxyl-terminal hydrolase 4-like, with protein sequence MVMGASGSKLEKALGDQFPEGERYFGLENFGNTCYCNSVLQALYFCIPFREQLLEYYANNKNPGDAEENLLTCLADLFMQISQAKKKTGVIAPKRFVQRVKKQNELFRSYMHQDAHEFLNFLLNELVDILEKESSAAKDPLQSLSPEKAPNGPVQPLANGVRKEPPVTLVHKNFQGILTNETRCLRCETVTARDETFLDLSVDIEQNSSITSCLKNFCSTETLNAEDKFFCDKCCSLQEAQKRMKIKKAPHILVIHLKRFKYIEQLGRYKKLSYRVVFPMELKLSNTSDDVDTEYSLFAVVVHVGSGPNHGHYVSLVKSHNHWLFFDDENVEMVEEQTLQTFFGSSHEYSGNTDHGYILFYEGLGGKS encoded by the exons ATGGTCATGGGAGCCAGCGGCTCCAAGCTCGAGAAGGCCCTCGGCGACCAGTTCCCGGAAGGCGAGCGCTACTTCGGCCTCGAGAACTTCGGCAACACCTGCTACTGCAACAGTGTACTTCAG GCACTTTATTTTTGCATTCCATTCAGGGAGCAGTTACTGGAATACTATGCAAATAACAAAAATCCTGGAGACGCGGAGGAAAATCTTTTGACTTGTTTGGCTGACCTTTTTATGCAG ATAAGCCAAGCAAAGAAAAAGACCGGCGTTATTGCTCCAAAACGTTTTGTTCAGAGAGTGAAGAAACAGAATGAGTTGTTTCGCAGCTACATGCACCAG GATGCACACGAGTTCTTAAATTTCCTGTTGAATGAACTTGTTGATATTCTGGAAAAAGAGTCAAGTGCTGCGAAGGACCCCCTTCAATCATTATCTCCTGAAAAAGCTCCAAATGGTCCAGTTCAACCTTTAGCCAATGGAGTTAGAAAAGAGCCACCGGTTACCCTGGTCCACAAGAATTTTCAG GGCATATTGACCAACGAAACAAGATGCTTAAGATGCGAGACAGTAACTGCAAGGGATGAAACATTTCTTGATCTTAGTGTTGACATTGAACAAAATAGTTCTATCACAAGCTGCCTGAAAAATTTCTGCTCTACAGAGACTTTAAATGCTGAGGACAAATTCTTTTGTGACAAATGCTGCAG TTTGCAAGAAGCACAGAAGAGAATGAAGATCAAGAAGGCTCCCCACATATTGGTGATCCACCTAAAGCGCTTTAAGTACATTGAGCAGCTTGGCCGGTATAAGAAGCTTTCATATCGGGTTGTATTCCCCATGGAGCTGAAGCTCAGTAATACATCTGATGATGTAGACACTGAGTACTCCCTCTTTGCTGTCGTGGTCCATGTTGGAAGTGGCCCCAACCATGGACATTATGTAAGCCTTGTTAAAAGCCACAACCACTGGTTGTTCTTCGATGATGAAAACGTCGAGATGGTTGAAGAGCAGACCCTTCAAACATTCTTCGGTTCTTCACATGAATACTCAGGCAACACAGATCATGGATATATCTTGTTTTACGAGGGCCTTGGTGGGAAGAGTTAG
- the LOC133888697 gene encoding cryptochrome-1-like isoform X1: MSVSSSSMCGGDAGMRSVVWFRRDLRVEDNPALAAAARAGGEVVPAYVWSPEEDGPYYPGRVSRWWISQSLKHLDASLRRLGAGKLVTRKSADAVVALLQLVRDTGATHLYFNHLYDPISLVRDHRLKEMLTAEGIIVQSFNADLLYDPWEVVDEEGQPFIMFAPFWNRCLSMLYDPPAPLLPPKKINSGDLSMCPSDDLIFEDESERGSNALLARAWSPGWQNADKALSAFLNGPLADYSVNRMKADSASTSLLSPHLHFGELSVRKVFHLVRMKQLVWSNEGNHAAEESCTLFLRSIGLREYSRYLSFNHPFSHERPLLTHLRFFPWVINECYFKIWRQGRTGYPLVDAGMRELWATGWLHDRIRVVVSSFFVKVLQLPWRWGMKYFWDTLLDADLESDALGWQYITGSLPDGRELDRIDNPQLEGYKFDPHGEYVRRWIPELARLPTEWIHHPWDAPVSVLQAAGIELGSNYPLPIVELDAAKDRLQEALSEMWQLEAASRATLNNGMEEGLGDSEVPPIEFPQELQMEVDRQPAQATANVLVTARRREDQMVPTMTTSLNRAETEVSAGEDSVARINGVHRHNIIQQPQHRRRDILAPSVSEASSSWTGREGGVVPVWSPPAASGHSETSAADEADIASRSYLDRHPQSHQLMNWSQLSQSLTTCWEVENSVQPNLTG, translated from the exons ATGTCGGTCTCGTCATCGTCCATGTGCGGTGGGGACGCCGGGATGAGGAGCGTTGTGTGGTTCCGGAGGGACCTCAGGGTGGAGGACAAcccggcgctggcggcggcggcgcgcgccggTGGGGAGGTGGTGCCGGCGTACGTGTGGTCGCCGGAGGAGGACGGCCCGTACTACCCGGGGCGCGTGTCCCGGTGGTGGATCAGCCAGAGCCTGAAGCACCTGGACGCCTCTCTCCGCCGGCTCGGAGCAGGCAAGCTCGTCACCCGGAAGTCGGCCGACGCTGTCGTCGCGCTGCTCCAGCTCGTCCGCGACACCGGCGCCACGCACCTCTACTTCAACCATCTATATG ATCCGATCTCACTGGTCAGGGACCACCGGCTGAAGGAGATGCTAACGGCGGAGGGCATCATCGTGCAATCTTTCAATGCAGACCTGCTGTACGACCCGTGGGAAGTCGTCGACGAGGAAGGCCAACCATTCATCATGTTCGCGCCGTTCTGGAACAGGTGCCTCAGCATGCTGTATGATCCGCCCGCGCCACTTCTGCCCCCGAAGAAGATCAATTCAG GTGACTTATCAATGTGCCCATCAGACGACCTTATCTTTGAGGATGAATCGGAGAGGGGAAGCAATGCTCTTCTGGCACGAGCATGGTCACCCGGGTGGCAGAACGCAGATAAGGCGCTGTCGGCTTTCCTGAACGGTCCTTTAGCAGACTATTCCGTGAACCGCATGAAGGCAGATAGTGCAAGCACATCCCTCCTTTCACCTCACCTGCATTTCGGTGAGCTTAGTGTGCGCAAGGTCTTCCACCTAGTTCGAATGAAGCAGCTTGTGTGGAGCAACGAGGGCAACCATGCTGCCGAGGAGAGCTGCACCCTGTTCCTCCGTTCCATTGGCCTGCGGGAGTACTCACGGTATCTGAGCTTCAACCATCCGTTCAGCCACGAGAGGCCTCTCCTGACGCACCTCAGGTTTTTCCCCTGGGTGATCAATGAGTGCTACTTCAAGATTTGGCGCCAGGGAAGGACTGGGTATCCTCTTGTCGATGCCGGCATGAGGGAGCTGTGGGCGACAGGGTGGTTGCATGACAGGATACGCGTGGTGGTGTCAAGCTTCTTTGTCAAGGTCCTTCAACTACCATGGCGATGGGGTATGAAGTATTTTTGGGACACTTTACTAGATGCTGATCTCGAGAGCGATGCACTGGGCTGGCAGTACATCACTGGCTCTCTTCCTGATGGCCGAGAGCTTGACCGTATTGACAACCCTCAG CTTGAAGGCTACAAGTTCGACCCACATGGGGAGTACGTCCGACGGTGGATTCCTGAGCTCGCAAGGCTTCCTACGGAATGGATACACCACCCATGGGATGCACCTGTGTCCGTGCTGCAAGCAGCAGGTATTGAGTTGGGCTCCAACTACCCTCTCCCCATAGTTGAGCTAGACGCAGCCAAAGACAGGCTTCAAGAAGCCCTGTCAGAAATGTGGCAGCTGGAGGCAGCATCAAGGGCCACACTGAACAATGGAATGGAGGAAGGCCTTGGCGACTCAGAGGTCCCACCGATTGAGTTCCCTCAAGAACTACAGATGGAAGTCGATCGGCAGCCAGCCCAGGCAACAGCCAATGTGCTGGTGACTGCTCGGAGACGCGAGGATCAGATGGTACCTACCATGACAACTTCTCTGAATAGAGCTGAAACGGAGGTTTCTGCCGGTGAGGACAGTGTGGCTAGAATCAATGGCGTTCACCGGCACAACATCATTCAGCAACCTCAGCACCGTAGGCGAGACATTCTTGCGCCATCTGTTTCAGAGGCTTCGAGTAGCTGGACAGGGAGAGAAGGTGGTGTGGTCCCAGTTTGGTCGCCTCCTGCAGCATCAGGCCATTCAGAAACTTCTGCTGCCGATGAAGCTGACATTGCTAGTAGGAGTTATTTGGATAGGCATCCACAGTCGCACCAGTTGATGAACTGGAGTCAGCTATCACAGTCATT GACAACATGCTGGGAGGTGGAAAATTCCGTGCAGCCAAACTTAACTGGTTAG